In Comamonas koreensis, the genomic stretch CGGCAATCTGGCGTGCGGCCGAGGTGGCATAGGCCGTCTGCATGCGGCGCTTGCTGTGGCCCAGCGCCACGTGGCCGATTTCATGGCCGATCACGCCGCGCAGCTCGTCGTCGTTCATCAGGTCCATCAGGCCGCTGTAGACGCGGATGCAGCCATTGGCCATCGCCCAGGCGTTCACATCACTGGTCAGGTAGACCTTGTAGTCGGCCTTCTTGCCTTCCACTTCTTGGGGCATGTTGGCGACGACCTTGGCCAGGCGCTGGCTGTACTTGTTGTTCGCAGGCGCGAGCTTGTTTTGCTGGTCCAGCGCGGCGCAGGATTCATTGGACAAGGCCACGACATCGCCGTCGGTCAATGTCATGGCCTTCATCGCCGTCGAGCCGGACTCCATCAGTCCGCCCAGGTTGCCCGTATCCATGGTCTTGCAGCCGGCCAGGGCCAAAGCAGCCACCAGGCCCGTCACCATCATCGTTTTGCGCATCCGCTATCTCCTCATCTGCACGTTGAAAACGTTCATCATAGCGTGCGATTATCGAAATGATAGTTTTTATACCCCAGAGATCGCTCAGGCAGCTTTTTGCGTGGCGGCCTGCGCCGATGCGTCATCCGGTGCCGTCGCCGACACGGCCTGCAGCACCACCTCGCGCTTCAAGGTCGGCACAAAGCTCTCGATGAACTGCAGCGCATAGGCGCGCAGCCACACGCCCTTGCGCAGTGCAATGCGGGTGGTGTTGACCTTGAACAAATGGCCCGCGTCGATGGCGCGCAGGTTGCGGTCGCGCTCCTCATCAAAGGCGATGGAGGCGACGATGCCGATGCCCATGCCCAGCTCGACATAGGTCTTGATCACGTCAGCATCCATGGCGGTCAGCACCACATTGGGCGTGACCTCGGCGGCGGCAAACGACTCATCAATGTGCGAGCGGCCGGTGTAACCCTGCTCATAGGTGATGATCGGAAAGCGCACCAGCGATTGCAAGGTCAGCGGCCTTCCAGCCTCTTGCTGGGCCAGCAAGGGGTGGCCTGGGGGCACGACCACCGAGTGGGTCCAGCGGTAACCCGGCAGGGTCGCCAAGCTCGCATAGCCGGTGAGCGCTTCGGTGGCCACGCCGATATCGGCCGCGCCACTCAGCAGCATCTCAGCGACCTGCCGGGGCGAGCCCTGGTGCAGGTGCAGGGCCACATCGGGAAACTGCTCACGAAAATCGCGCACCACCAGCGGCAGCGCGTAGCGCGCCTGCGAGTGAGTGGCGGCAATGCTCAGTTGGCCGCTGCGGCTGGCATGAAAATCGGCACCAGCGCGGCGCAGGTTTTCGGACTCCAGCAGCAGGCGGTCCACGATCGGCAAAATGGCCTCACCCGGTGGGGTCAGCCCGGTCAGGCGCTTGCCGGCGCGGATAAAGATGTCCACACCCAGCTCGTCTTCCAACTCGCGGATCTGGCGGCTCACGCCTGGCTGCGAGGTGTAGAGCACATGCGCCACCTCGGTCAGGTTGTAGCCATTGCGGGCGGCTTCGCGCACGGCCCGCAGTTGCTGAAAATTCATAACATTCACCTTTGTGGACCCAGCCGCCAGGGGTCCCCGGCGGCTGGTTCAGCGTCCTTGCTTATTTCTTGGTGTAGATCTGGTCAAAGCTGCCGCCATCGGCAAAGTGCGCAGCGTCGGCCTTGGTCCAGCCGCCAAAGGCCTCATCGATGGTGAAGAGCTTGAGCGTCGCGAACTGGCTGGCGTATTTGGCTTTGGCCGCTTCGGCGGTGGGGCGGTAGAAGTTGCGGCCGGCAATGTCCTGGCCTTCGTCCGAGTACAGGTACTGCAGGTAGGCATCGGCAATCTTGCGCGTGCCGCGCTTGTCCACCACCTTGTCGACGACGGTCACCGTGGGCTCGGCCAGGATCGACAGCGAGGGGGTGACGATCTCGAACTTCTCGGGGCCAAACTCCTTCAATGCCAGGTAGGCCTCGTTTTCCCAGGCCAGCAGCACATCGCCCTGGCCGCGCTGCACAAAGGTCACGGTCGAGCCACGCGCGCCGGTGTCGAGAATCGGCACATTCTTGAACAGCTTGGTGATGTAGTCCTTGGCACCGGCCTCACCGCCATAGTTGCGTTTGCCAAACTCCCAGGCGGCCAGGTAGTTCCAGCGCGCGCCGCCGCTGGTCTTGGGGTTGGGCGTGATCACCTTGACATCGGGCTTGATCAGATCGCCCCAGTCCTTGATGCCCTTGGGATTGCCCTTTTTGACCAGGAACACAATGGTCGAGGTGTAAGGCGCGCTGTTGAGCGGCAGGCGCTTTTGCCAATCGGCCGGCACCAGCTGGCCGTATTTGTTCAGTGCATCAATGTCACCGGCCAAGGCCAAGGTGGCCACATCGGCCTCGATGCCATCGATGATGGCCCGCGCCTGCTTGCCCGAGCCGCCATGCGACTGCTTGATCGTCACGGTCTGGCCGGTCGTGTCCTTCCAGTGCTTGGCAAAGGCCTGGTTGAACTGGTTGTACAGCTCACGGGTCGGGTCGTAGGACACGTTGAGCAAGGTCACTGGTGCTGGTGCCTGGGCATGGGCTGCGCCGCTAAAAACAGCGGGCGCCAGCGCCATCAGAGACGCGACTGCGGCTGCGGCTATCGGAAACTTGATAAAGTGGCGGCGTTGTTGCATGGAACACTTTCAGAATGGCAAAAGTCGTAGGGCTTGTTAGGCTTGAACACATTCTGAAACGCGGCCATAAAAACTCAAACTACTATTAATTCAGTTTTTTATGACTGAAACTTATTAACAAGACGCGAAAACGCATCTGCCAGGCCCGGTTTCGGGACTGGCAAGGCAGGAAGCTCGCCAATGCCCCAACTCTGGTTGGCAGTGTGGGCAAAGCAGGCCATGCTGGGCAACCGCCCGCAGACTGCGGCAGCATCGGGCAAGCACCCTGCCAGTGCAACAGCGTCAACCCAACGAAGGAAGCATCTCCCATGGCACGTATGGTCAACTGCGTCAAACTGCACAAAGAAGCCGAGGGCCTCGACTTTCCCCCCTACCCTGGTGAGCTGGGCAAGCGCCTGTGGGAAAACGTCAGCAAGGAAGCCTGGGCTGGCTGGCTCAAGCACCAGACCATGCTGGTCAACGAAAACCGCCTGAACCTGGCCGACCAGCGCGCTCGCCAGTACCTGGCTCGCCAAATGGAAAACCATTTCTTTGGCGAAGGCGCTGATGCAGCCGTCGGCTACGTGCCGCCCACTGCAGACTGATACGGCACTCGTACAAGTGCAGGCCAGGGACAACTCTCCCCGGCCTGAAAAATGGCAGCCTCAGCTGCCATTTTTTATGGGTGTACGGTCCACTAACGGGCGATACAGCCAGGGTCCCTCGGCCCTGCAGACATCTGGTTTCGAAACCCTGGCCTGCACGGCATCTACCCAGCCCGCATGGGCAGGACTTGGCGCCCGCAGCCTTGGTTGGGACCTGCCTTGCTGCGACACCAAGCGACATGGTGCTTCATGGTGTGCTACCGGGCCAATGGCATGGATACACGACACAGCCCCCAAAAAGCAGCCTCGAAAGCGCCCCGACTGGTTGCAAATAGAAATCAATCGCCCCAATCGCAGTGATAGCATCTGCACACCCCTTTGCTACCGGCTTGCCCTCCGCCCTGGTTCCATGTTCAAGATTTCTGCCCTCTGCCTTGCACTGGCGCTGTCCGCATCGGTGCGAGCGGCCGACCGGGCCGCCTTCTGGACCACCACACAACGCGGGGGCAACAGCTTTAACCGCTTGCCGCCGGATACCCGCTATTACCAGGACTTGCGCGGCTATGGCGCCAGCTGGGTGCGGCTGTCCTACGACAAATGGAAGCCCGAGCAGCGCGATTTTTTGATGGGCAATGCGGATGACTACCAGCAGCTGATGGCATCGGACCTTGCCACGCTCAAGGCGTCGGTGGCCAAGGCCCATGCGGCGGGGCTCAAAGTGGTGATTGCGCCGCTGTCCCTGCCGCTGTCACGCTGGTCGCAAAACAATCAGGGTAAGTTTGATGACCGCATCTGGCAGGACAAGGCGCACTGGAAGGCCGCCGGCCAGTTTTGGCAGGACCTGGCGCGCGCCTTGAAGGACACGCCCGGCATAGCGGCCTATAACCTGATCAACGAGCCCGCGCCCGAAAAACAAGGCGGCCTGGCCGAGCATGCCAGTGCACCAGACATGCAGGCCTGGTATGCCAATGCCCAGGGCGGATCGCATGATCTACCCGCCTTCTACCAGTACCTGATTGCCCAGATCCGCGCGGTCGACCCGGACACACCCGTCATGGTCGATGCCGGTTGGTATGGCGCGGCGGACGCCTTCGTCTATTGGCCCGAGGCGCTGCAGGACAAAAGGGTGCTCTACAGCTTTCACATGTACGAGCCCTACCAGGCGACCAGCGGCCCCAACTTGAAGCGCAAGCAGCCCTACCGCTACCCGGGAGAGATGCCCTTTGCCGGCAAGACCCAGCTGTGGAACCAGCAGCGCGTGGCCCAGTACCTGGATGCCGTCAACGGCTGGGCACGCTCCTTGGCGATTGCGCCCGAACAGATCGTCATGGGCGAGTTTGGCTGTGTGCGCATGCTCGACAGCTGCAGCCAGTACCTGGACGATGTTCTGTCCTATGCCGAGGACAAGCGCTACCACTGGGCCTTTTACAGCTTTCGGGAAGATGCCTGGGATGCGATGGACTACGAACTGGGCCAGGCCAAGGTGGACTGGCGCTACTGGGAGGCGATGGAAAAAGGCCTGCCCGATCCGGTCAAGCGCAGCGCGACCCCCGAGTTCGAGCCCATCCGCAAGCGCTTGCAACAGCGCTGAAAGCTGCCGATTAGCGCGCGCTCAGCAGCGTAGTGCTGGCTGGGCGCCCTGGCACATTCAACGTGGCCACCGGTGCCGGCGTGCTGGCAATGCGCTGGCCACGGCGCCATACGCCCAGGCGCGTGGCCTTCAGGCGCAGCGCCTCGACCGGGTCCTTGGCATGCAGCAGCACAAAGTCGGCATTTGCACCTTGCTCGATGCCATAGCCTTGGAGGCCCAGCAAGCGTGCGGGGTTCAGGGTGATGGCATCAAAGCATTGCTGCATGCCCGCGCGGCTGGTCATCTGCGCCACATGCAGGCCCATGCTGGCCACCTCTAGCGCGTCGCCCGAACCCAGGCTATACCAGGGGTCCATCACGCAGTCATGGCCAAATGCCACCGTGAGGCCCGCGGCCATCAGCTCGGGCACGCGCGTCATGCCCCGGCGCTTGGGGTAGCTGTCATGGCGGCCCTGGATCGTGATATTGATCAAGGGGTTGCTGACAACGCCCAGCTGCGCCTCGGCCATCAGTGCCATCAGCTTGCTGACGTAGTAGTTGTCCATGCTGTGCATGGAGGTGAGGTGCGAGCCGGTCACGCGGCCCTGCAGGCCCAGGCGCTGGGTGTGGTAGGCCAGGGTCTCCACATGGCGTGACATCGGGTCATCCGACTCGTCGCAGTGCATGTCCACCCGCTTGCCGCGCTCGGCGGCCAGCTCGCAGAGAATGCGCACGCTCTCGGCGCCATCGACCATGGTGCGCTCAAAGTGCGGAATGCCGCCGACGACATCGACGCCCAGGTCCAGCGCGCGCTTGAGGTTGTCCAGCCCGCCCGGTGTGCGCAGCACGCCGTCTTGCGGAAAGGCCACCAGCTGCAGGTCGATATAGGGCGCCACGCGCTTTTGCACATCGAGCATCGCTTCGACCGGCAGCAGGCTCGGATCGCTGGTGTCCACATGGCTGCGGATGGCCAGGAGGCCGCGCGCCACCGCCCAGTCGCAGTAGGCCAAGGCACGCTCGACCAGCGCCTCATGCGTCAGCTGGGGTTTGAGCTCGCCCCAGAGCGCAATGCCTTCGAGCAAGGTGCCGCTTTCGTTGACACGCGGCATGCCGTAGCTCAGGGTCGCATCCATGTGGAAATGCGGGTCCACAAAGGGTGGGCTCAGCAGCAGGCCCTGGGCGTCCACCACCTCGGCAGCGGGCGCCTGCAGGCCCTCGCTCACCTCGGCAATCTTGCCGTCCTGCACAGCCACCGACATGTTCTTGCGGCCATCGGGCAAGCTGGCATTGTGAATCAATAAATCAAGCATTTTTTATCCTTGTAGGCAGACCAGGGTCTGCATCGTGGAGCGCAAAGCGCGGCTCAGCGCTCACCTTTGCGGTAGGGTTTCATCAAAGCCTGTGGGTAGGCGGCTTTGCGGGCCACCAGCACCAGCGCCAGGATCGACAGCAGGTATGGCAGCATCAGATAGAACTGGTAGGGCACGAGGCCATTGCCCGACTGCTGCAGCCGCAGCTGCAGTGCGTCGAAGAACGCAAACAGCAGCGCGCCGAGCAAAGCCTTGCCTGGCCGCCAGGAGGCAAACACCACCAGCGCCACGCAGATCCAGCCCCGGCCGTTGACCATGTTGAAGAAAAACGCGTTGAAGGCCGACAGCGTCAAAAACGCACCCGCCACGCCCATCAGCGCCGAGCCTGCAATGATCGCACCGCTGCGCACCGCCATCACGGCCACGCCCTGGCCTTCTGCGGCCTGCGGGTTCTCGCCCACCATGCGCACCGCCAAACCCAAAGGCGTGCGAAACAGCACCCAGGCCAAGAGCGGCACCAGCAACAGCGCCAGCAAGGTCAAGGCCGTCTGGTCGCCCAGAATCGGAATCGGCAGCCAGTCCATCGCCTCAAACGGCGTGATCGTGGGCGGCGTGTTCACCTTGGGAAAGCTCACGCGGTAGCCGTAGTACGACAAGGCCGTCGCCAGCATCGTGATGCCCAGGCCCGAGACATGCTGCGACAGCGCCAGGCCCACCGTCAGCCAGGCATGCAGGCTGCCCAGCACCGCGCCGGTGAGTGCCGCGACCAGCACGCCCGTCCACAGGCCGTGGCCGGCATACACGGTCAGCCAACCGGTAAAGGCACCGGCCACCATGATGCCCTCGATGCCCAGGTTCAGCACGCCAGCGCGCTCGCACAGCAGCACCCCCAGCGTGCCCAGCAGCAGCGGCGTAGCGGTGCGCAGCACGGCCACCCAAAAAGACGCATTGGCCAAAATATCCATCACATCGCTCATGATGCACCTCGCACTGCCGTTTGTTTTAGGGGTTTCAACATCACAGCGCTCACTTTCTGCGCAGGCGGTATTGGGTCATCAGGCTGGCCACCAGTACCGACAAGAGCGAGGCGGCCACGATCACATCGGCAATCGCATTGGGCACGCCGACGGCGCGGCTCATGCTGTCGGCGCCCACGAGCATGCCGGCGACAAATACGGCCGAGGCCACCACACCCAGCGGGTGCAGGCCGGCCAGCATCGCAATCACGATGCCGCTGTAGCCATAGCCGGGTGACATGTCCAGTGTCAGGTAGCTGGTGCGGCCCGCCACCTCGATGGCGCCAGCCAGGCCCGCGAGCCCGCCCGACAGCAGCGCGACCAGTACGACCGTGCGGGTCACCGGCACGCCGGCAAAGGCTGCCGCGCGGGGGTTGGCGCCGGCTGCGCGGATGTCAAAACCCGGCACCGCCCGCTGCAGCAGCAGCCACAGCGCGACCGCCAGGCCCACCGCCATCAGCAAGCCGTTATGCAAACGGGTCTGCACAATCAGCTTGCCCAGCTCCAGGTCGCCCTGCAGCGCGACGCTCTGCGGCCAGCCCATCGCCATCGGGTCTTTCATCGGGCCATCGAGCAGGTAGGACACGGCCAGCAGCATGACAAAGTTCAGCAGCAAGGTGGTCACCACCTCGTCAACACCCAGCTTGGTCTTCATCAAGGCCGGGCCCAGCAGCAAGGCCACGCCAGCCAGTGCGGCAGCCAGCAGCATCAGCGGAAACAGCAGATAAATGGGCAGCTCAAAGCCCGTGCCGCCATGCATGCCGCCTACGGCCACGGCAGCCACTGCGCCGGCATAGAGCTGGCCTTCGGCACCGATATTGAACAGCCGCGCCCGGAAAGCCACCGCTGCAGCCAGACCGGTCAGGATCAGCGGCACGGCGCGCGTCAAGGTCTCAGACAGCGCAAACAGCGAGCCAAAGGCCCCTTTGAACAGCGCCACATAGGTAGCACCAACGGGCGCGCCCGCCCACAGCACCAGCAAGCCGCTGATGGCCAAGGTAAACACCACCGCACCCAGGGGCGCAGCCACCATGGCCAGCGTCGAGGGGGTTGCTCTTTTTTCTATACGCATTGCAGTCTCTCAGCCCTGGCGCGCAGGCGCTGTCATAGGAGATCCGGCCATGGCCAGACCGATGGTCTCGCGGCTCCAGTCCGCAAAAGGCAGCACGGGTGACAGATGCCCCTCGTGCATCACGCCGATGCGGTCTCCGAGGGCCAGCACCTCGTCCAGGTCGTCCGAGATCAGCAGCACCGCGGCGCCGGCATCGCGCGCGGCCAGCAGTTGCTGGTGCACAAAGCGCACCGCGCCAATATCGAGGCCCCAGGTGGGCTGGTGCGCCACGATCAGGCGCGGCGCCATGCCCTCGGCGCCCTGGGGTGCCAACAGTGCCCGGCCCAGAATCAGCTTTTGCATATTGCCGCCCGACAGCGAACGGGCCGGTGCATCGAGACCGCCGCCGCGCACATCGAACTGCTTCGACACATGCTGGGCCTGGCTGCGCGCCTGTGCACGGCGCACCCAGCCCCAGCGCGAAAACCAGGGGCTGCGCAGCCGCTCGGACACGGCGTTTTCCCACACCGGCAAGTCACCGACCACGCCGGTGCCATGGCGGTCTTCCGGGATGCGCGCCACGCCCTGGGCGACCAGGGCCACGGCCGATGCCGGCATCGGCGCGCCCAGGTACTGCACCGTGCCCTGGCCCGGTCGGCGCATGCCGCAGAGCATATCGGCCAAGGCCACCTGGCCGTTACCCGAAACACCGGCAATCGCCACCATCTCCCCGGCCTTGAGCACCAGCGACACATCGACCAGGCGATCGCGCGCGGTGGATTTGGCCGAGGCCGTGGTGTGCACATTGCGCAGGCTGCAGACTTCGTCGCCCACCTTGGCGGCAGGTTGGCGCTCGGGCAGGCTCACCGCCTCGCCCACCATCCACTGCGCCAGCTGCGCCTGCGTGGTGCCTGCGGTCGGCGCCTCGGCCACCAACTTGCCGTGGCGCAGCACGGCCACGCGGTCGGCCACGCGCAGCACTTCGCCCAGCTTGTGGCTGATAAAGATGATCGACAGGCCTTGGGCCACCATCTGGGACAAGGTCGCAAACAGCGCCTCGCTCTCCTGCGGGGTCAGCACGGCCGTGGGCTCGTCCAGAATCAAGATCCTGGCGCCCCGGTACAGCGCCTTGAGGATTTCCACCCGTTGGCGCTCGCCCACCGACAGGTTGCCCACCCGTGCATCGGGGTCCACCACCAGGCCAAACTGGCGTGCGACCTCGACCAGTTTGGCGCGGGCCTGGCGCTTGGCTGACTTGAGGCGCAGCAGCGATTCGCTGCCCACCATGATGTTGTCCAGCACACTCAGGTTGTCGGCCAGCGCAAAGTGCTGGTGCACCATGCCGATGCCCGCAGCCAGCGAGGCGCGCGGCTGGCCCGGCGGCAGCGGCTGGCCCATCACCTCAATGCGCCCCTCATCGGCCACATAGTGGCCAAACAGGATCGACATCAAGGTGGATTTGCCCGCGCCGTTCTCGCCCAGCAAGGCCACGATCTCGCCCCGATGCAGGGTCAGCGAAATGGCGTCATTGGCTACCAGCGGGCCAAAGCGTTTGGTGATGCCGTGCAGCTGGAGCACAACAGGAGAGGAACTTGGAGGAGACATGGGCAACAGGCCGCTGGGTTCGCTGGGCAGGCGACGGGGCCTGGCAGCTGGCACAAAAACAGCCCCGGCATGGGCCGGAGCTGGAAGTTGGTGGCGCCGAGCTGCTATAGCGCTGCGCCTAGGCAATCCAGGCCCGGCTTACTTGGCCGTGGACTTGGGCTGCGAGTCGTCGACCTTCACGACGAACTTACCCGACAGGATATCGGCCTGCTTGGCCTGCACCTTGGCGATCAGGTCCGCCGGCAGCTTTTTCTCGAAGGTGCCAAACGGTGCCAGCGAGGAGCCCTTGTACTTCATCATCGAGTACGGGCCGTAGTCCTCGGCCTTGTAGCTGCCGTCCCTGACCGCCTTGATCGCGCGCTCGACGCTCGGCTCCATGTGCCACAGGGCCGAGGCCACCACGGTGTCGGGGTACTGCGCCTGGGTGTTGATCACATTGCCAATGGCCAGCTTGCCCTTTTCCTTGGCTGCATCGCTCACGCCAAAACGCTCGGCGTAGAGCACATCGGCGCCCTTGTCGATCATCGCAAAGGTCGCTTCCTTGGCCTTGGGTGGATCAAACCAGCTGTTGATGAAGCTGACGGTGAACTCCACCTTGGGATTGGTTTCCTTGGCGCCCGCCATGAAGGCGTGCATCAGGCGGTTGACTTCGGGGATGGGGAAGCCGCCGACCATGCCGATCTTGTTGGTCTTGCTCATGCCGCCAGCGACCATGCCCGACAGGTAGGCAGGCTCCTGGATGTAGTTGTCGAACACGCTGAAGTTGGGCGCCTGGATCTTGCCCGACGAGCCCATCACAAAGGCGGTCTTGGGAAAGTCCTTGGCAACCTTGCGCGCGGCCGCTTCCACGCCAAACACCTCACCAAACATCAGCTGCGCGCCGCCGGTGGCGTACTCGCGCATCACGCGCTCGTAGTCGGCATTGGCCACGTTTTCGCTGGACTTGTACTCGATCTCACCCCGCGCCTCGGCGGCCTTCAGTGCCTCATGGATGCGGCTGACCCATTGCTGCTCGTACGGCACGGTGTAAACCGCCGCGACCTTCACCTTGGTCTGCGCCCAGGCCGGTGCAGCCGACAGGCCAGCCAGCGCGAGGGGCAGTGCAGCCAGGCAGGTTTGAACAATACGACGCCGTGTAGTCATCAAGAAACTCCTTAGGGGTGAGATCCACTTGCCATCCAAGTGGGCGGGCGAGAGAAGCAAGTTCTGTACCGTGTCTTGTGCCAACGTGCTGCACTCGCTTGTGGCCGCTACTGCATTAAGAGCAGCAAAGTGCAGCTGGCCGACAAGCAACAGCGCTTGCAGCAGCAGAACACACACACAAAACAAGCGCAACACGCAATGCGTATATACACAGCGCGCCGCGCATTCTACCCACATCAGCGGCGCTTGAAAGCCATTTTTCGCCACGCGATCGCCGGCAGCAAGCGGGCAGTCCCTATCTTCGGGAATATGCGTAGGCCGATGTGGCACAAAAAAACCGCCATGCATCGCGGCATGGCGGTCTCAGGGGGTTGGTAGATACCGAGCAGCGCGATCGCAGCGCGGAGGCACCGCGCAAGACGCCACTCAGTGGTTGCGGCGCAGCTTCATCACAATCGGCATCGCAATGGTGGCCATGCGAATGAGCTTGCGCGGCCCCAGCAGCAGGCCAGCGCCGACCAGGCCAGCGCAGACCAGCGGATGCTCGCGGCCAAAGCTGATCAGGCGCTCGGCCAGCGTGCCATAGGCCATGGGGTGGTGCTGGCCGCCGGTGGCATCGCGGCGCAGCGCCAAGGCTTGTTCACGCGCCAGGCGGCGGCCATCCAGGCGCTCGCGCTGGTTCTGGATGCGCAGCAGCACTTCCCGGGCCTCAGGGTCTGTGGCCTGCAGCAGTTGCAGCTCCGCGTCTTTGCTTGGGTTGATCATCGCTTGGGTCCCCTGCATTACTTGAGACGGCCCTTGACCGCTTGCCAGTCCTGGCGCAGCACGGTCTTGGTCAGTTGGAAGGGGTTGGCGGCCTTCTTCGTGGTCAGGTACAAAAAGGCCAGCACACCCAGCCACAGCACCAGCCAGACACCGGCGACCAGCCAAGTGGCCAGCATGCGGTTGGGCGTATCCCAGAACGAAATGATGATGGCGCCTGAGAGCACCGTCAGGGCCACAATGGTCAGACCCGCGACCACCAAACCCATCAGGACCAGCCAGATCAGGTTCTTTTTCTGCTCCTGCCATTCAATGGCCAGCAGATCCATTCGGTCTTCAGCCGCTATGGCGCTTTCCGACAGCAAGGCGCGAAAACGCGCCAGCATGTCATCGACGCCCAGCACAGACAACCAGTTCATGGACTCTCCTCGTGCATATGGGGCACCTGCGTGCCCCTTGTTCTTAGTGTCGGCCCGGCGGGCCTTGCCAGCGCGGCCATGGGGCCCACGCTGGCTTCGGGCTCAGCTTAGCGGCGCGAAAAGATAAAACCGATCAAGGCGCCGACGGCCAGCGCTGCACCGGCAACACGCCATGGCTCGTCATGGGCGTAACGGTCAGCAGCCAGCGCAGCTTCCTTGGCCTGGCGGGCGGCTTCTTGGGCCGCGCGCACGGCGCCCTCACGGGCATCACCGGCGCTGTCTTCCAGGCGTTGGCGCAATTGCTTGATGTCGGGCACGCCGTCCAGGTCCTTGCTCGACAGCACGCCGCGCAGATCGCTCACCAGTTTTTCCAGATCAGCCTGGGCATTCTCAACGGTATCGCTCAGCAAATTGGATTTACGCATGTTCATCATCCTTTTCTTGGTCAGGCTACAGGAAAGTTCCGCATCCGCCCTGCGCAGCCAAGGCTGGCTGCTGCATGGCATTCGCTCCGTTACATGTTAACGGAGAAAGCTGCGGCCCCGGGTTCCGATATGCACCCCTACCTGTCAGAAGATTCCGACTATCGCCGTCAAACTGTGGCTTTTGTCGCATTTATGTGCGCATCGAAGGTCCTGCGCGTCTGCCCCTTGACGGCGGTCAAGCCGCTTCCTGGGCCACCGCCTCATTGACCGCCTTGGCAATGGCCAGGCAGCTGGTCAGCCCGGGCGATTCGATGCCCAGCAAGTGGAACAGGCCCGGCGCGCCATGCACTTCGGGCCCTTGCAGCACAAAATCGGCATCGGGCGCGCCCGGGCCAGTGATCTTGGGCCGGATACCGGCGTAACCTGCGACCAGCGCGCCATCTTGCAGGCCAGGCCAGTAGCGGCGCACGGCAGCATAAAAGGCCTCACCCCGTGCCGGGTCCACCACCAGGTCATCGGCGCTGTCCACCCATTGCACATCCGGGCCAAACTTGGCCTGGCCGCCCAGGTCAAGGGTCAGGTGCACACCCAGGCCGCCCACCTCGGGGACGGGGTAGATCAGCTGCTTGAATGGCGCGCGGCCACCCAACGTGAAGTAATTGCCTTTGGCGTAGTGGGCGACTGGCAGCTGCGACAGATCAGCGCCTGCAAACTTGCGCGCCAAGTCAGGCGCCCACAGACCTGCGGCATTGACCACGGTCCTGGCCTGCAGCTCGGTGCCGTCTTCGGTGCGCAGAACGATGCCGCCCTCCTCGCAACGGGCAGTGGCCAGCGGGCTGTTGAACACCACCATGCCACCGGCGTTTTCCAGATCGCCTTGCAGGCTCAGCATCA encodes the following:
- a CDS encoding ABC transporter permease; this encodes MRIEKRATPSTLAMVAAPLGAVVFTLAISGLLVLWAGAPVGATYVALFKGAFGSLFALSETLTRAVPLILTGLAAAVAFRARLFNIGAEGQLYAGAVAAVAVGGMHGGTGFELPIYLLFPLMLLAAALAGVALLLGPALMKTKLGVDEVVTTLLLNFVMLLAVSYLLDGPMKDPMAMGWPQSVALQGDLELGKLIVQTRLHNGLLMAVGLAVALWLLLQRAVPGFDIRAAGANPRAAAFAGVPVTRTVVLVALLSGGLAGLAGAIEVAGRTSYLTLDMSPGYGYSGIVIAMLAGLHPLGVVASAVFVAGMLVGADSMSRAVGVPNAIADVIVAASLLSVLVASLMTQYRLRRK
- a CDS encoding ABC transporter ATP-binding protein, with the translated sequence MSPPSSSPVVLQLHGITKRFGPLVANDAISLTLHRGEIVALLGENGAGKSTLMSILFGHYVADEGRIEVMGQPLPPGQPRASLAAGIGMVHQHFALADNLSVLDNIMVGSESLLRLKSAKRQARAKLVEVARQFGLVVDPDARVGNLSVGERQRVEILKALYRGARILILDEPTAVLTPQESEALFATLSQMVAQGLSIIFISHKLGEVLRVADRVAVLRHGKLVAEAPTAGTTQAQLAQWMVGEAVSLPERQPAAKVGDEVCSLRNVHTTASAKSTARDRLVDVSLVLKAGEMVAIAGVSGNGQVALADMLCGMRRPGQGTVQYLGAPMPASAVALVAQGVARIPEDRHGTGVVGDLPVWENAVSERLRSPWFSRWGWVRRAQARSQAQHVSKQFDVRGGGLDAPARSLSGGNMQKLILGRALLAPQGAEGMAPRLIVAHQPTWGLDIGAVRFVHQQLLAARDAGAAVLLISDDLDEVLALGDRIGVMHEGHLSPVLPFADWSRETIGLAMAGSPMTAPARQG
- a CDS encoding BMP family protein, which translates into the protein MTTRRRIVQTCLAALPLALAGLSAAPAWAQTKVKVAAVYTVPYEQQWVSRIHEALKAAEARGEIEYKSSENVANADYERVMREYATGGAQLMFGEVFGVEAAARKVAKDFPKTAFVMGSSGKIQAPNFSVFDNYIQEPAYLSGMVAGGMSKTNKIGMVGGFPIPEVNRLMHAFMAGAKETNPKVEFTVSFINSWFDPPKAKEATFAMIDKGADVLYAERFGVSDAAKEKGKLAIGNVINTQAQYPDTVVASALWHMEPSVERAIKAVRDGSYKAEDYGPYSMMKYKGSSLAPFGTFEKKLPADLIAKVQAKQADILSGKFVVKVDDSQPKSTAK
- a CDS encoding phage holin family protein codes for the protein MNWLSVLGVDDMLARFRALLSESAIAAEDRMDLLAIEWQEQKKNLIWLVLMGLVVAGLTIVALTVLSGAIIISFWDTPNRMLATWLVAGVWLVLWLGVLAFLYLTTKKAANPFQLTKTVLRQDWQAVKGRLK
- a CDS encoding DUF883 family protein, which gives rise to MRKSNLLSDTVENAQADLEKLVSDLRGVLSSKDLDGVPDIKQLRQRLEDSAGDAREGAVRAAQEAARQAKEAALAADRYAHDEPWRVAGAALAVGALIGFIFSRR
- a CDS encoding NAD(P)/FAD-dependent oxidoreductase: MADIVDCVVIGAGVVGLAVARELALAGREVLVLEAQDAIGMGTSSRNSEVIHAGIYYAQGSRKARWCVEGKALLYAYCQERGIDHQRSGKLIVATSEAQRAKLQDIARHAAANGVDDLVPLSREEARAMEPALECVAALHSPSTGIVDSHGLMLSLQGDLENAGGMVVFNSPLATARCEEGGIVLRTEDGTELQARTVVNAAGLWAPDLARKFAGADLSQLPVAHYAKGNYFTLGGRAPFKQLIYPVPEVGGLGVHLTLDLGGQAKFGPDVQWVDSADDLVVDPARGEAFYAAVRRYWPGLQDGALVAGYAGIRPKITGPGAPDADFVLQGPEVHGAPGLFHLLGIESPGLTSCLAIAKAVNEAVAQEAA